The Epinephelus lanceolatus isolate andai-2023 chromosome 21, ASM4190304v1, whole genome shotgun sequence genome has a segment encoding these proteins:
- the LOC117246689 gene encoding transmembrane protein 26-like, whose protein sequence is MFYRFICAVLTRSLFILLSLIGVWRVVRVKDNGLYWLLTILYLPLVVEMILTLKRRRGKEHKWFSPAIFLFLISIIPSLWILELHHQENISADSTCEKLDSTENIKSILRLQYMWNFGNVQHGRSCKTCLVKHLILLCSLYDLFPCLQTTQGIPLSSVCANDWILALHQVLLILLILGRWLLPATGELTRDQLSQLLLIFVGTAADILEFTSETLSDIKDSSPAMVYIILAVWTWSMLQFPLHLSVTTASSGDPSEPAPSLLSHLRTDIWSTVGALFIQDGPFLVVRLIVMIYYKVVHQMLIFFAIKNFLVVILSIYRLSVLICDRTS, encoded by the exons ATGTTCTACAgattcatttgtgctgtgttgaCCAGGTCTCTCTTtatcctcctctccctcatagGAGTGTGGAGAGTGGTGAGGGTGAAGGACAATGGACTCTACTGGCTTCTTACCATACTTTACCTGCCGCTGGTGGTGGAGATGATCCTGACCCTGAAGAGGAGAAGGGGAAAAGAGCACAAATG GTTTTCCCCTGCTATCTTTCTGTTCCTCATCAGTATTATTCCATCATTATGGATTTTAGAACTTCACCACCAGGAGAACATATCTGCTGACTCAACG TGTGAAAAACTGGACTCTACTGAAAATATCAAGAGTATTCTCAGACTTCAG TATATGTGGAACTTTGGGAACGTACAACATGGGCGTAGTTGTAAGACTTGTCTTGTAAAACATTTGATCCTGTTGTGCTCTCTGTATGACTTGTTTCCATGTCTGCAGACTACACAGGggatccctctgtcctcagtgtGTGCCAACGACTGGATTCTGGCTTTACACCAAGTCCTGCTCATCCTACTGATTTTGGGGAGGTGGTTGCTGCCAGCCACTGGAGAGCTGACCAGAGACCAGCTCTCCCAGTTACTACTCATCTTTGTGGGCACAGCTGCTGACATACTGGAGTTCACCTCTGAAACACTGTCTGACATCAA gGACAGCAGTCCAGCCATGGTCTACATTATTCTGGCTGTGTGGACTTGGAGCATGCTGCAGTTTCCCCTGCATCTCTCAG TAACGACTGCATCCTCAGGTGACCCCTCTGAGCctgccccctccctcctctctcatctCAGGACTGATATCTGGAGCACTGTGGGAGCTTTGTTTATCCAGGATGGGCCATTTCTGGTAGTCCGCCTCATTGTTATGATCTACTACAAGGTGGTACACCAGATGCTGATCTTCTTTGCCATTAAAAACTTCCTGGTTGTCATTCTCAGCATCTACCGGCTCTCTGTCCTTATCTGTGACAGGACCTCCTGA